The genomic DNA GAACGGAGTCGGGCACGGGACCCCGAGAGCCGCCCACACGGAGAGAATCATGACCCGACGCCGCGGCCGCGACGAGCCGGACGACTTCGACGGGGACGACGAATACGGTTCGGACGACTGGGCCGCGGACGACCCAGACGACTTCCCGGACGGCGTTTACCACGACGAGGAACTGCCGACCGTCCCGTGTCCGTACTGCCGGCGGGAAATTTCCGAGGACGCCCCGCGCTGCCCGTACTGCGAGAACTACGTCTCCCGCGAAGACGCACCGGCGCCGCGGCGGTCGCGGTTTTGGATCGCCATGATGATCCTCGCCCTCCTCGCGGCGGCGTGGTGGGTGATCTAGTCGTTTGTTAGTCCGGATTACCCCGGCGGGACCGGCGTCCCGCCGGTCGACTAAGAGTGACTCACCCACGGCGCCGGCTTCTTCGCGAAGAAGGCTTCGAGCCCTTGCTGGCATTCGGCGGTCAGCCGCGGGGCGGCGCTGGCGCGGGCGAGGTCGGCGGCCGGCACCGCTTGATGCGAGCAGCGGTGCAGCAGGTCTTTGGTCGCCGCGAGCGCGCCCGGCCCGCCCTCGGCAAGAGCCCACGCCCACGCGAGCGCCGCCGGGATGAGTTTCTCGGCCGGTTCGACGGCATTGATCAGGCCGATACGCCGGGCCTCGTCCGCGTCGACGAGTTCGCCGGTGAGCAGGAGCCACCGGGCCGCGCGCTCGCCGACGTGTCGGAGCAGGTGTGGCAGGACCATCGCGGCGACGAGCCCGCGGCGCACCTCGGGGTAGCCGAACTTCGCGCCCGTCGCGGCGACCGCGAGGTCGCACACCGCGACCAGCCCGGCCCCGCCCGCGACGGCCGCCCCGTTCACGGCGGCGATGGTCGGTTTCGGCAGGGTGTAAATGAGGTCATACAGGGCGGACAGATTCTGCGCGTCGCCCCATACCAGCCCAGCTTCGTCGGCGTTCACGAGTGTGCCGCGGAGTTCGTCCAGGTCCATCCCGGCGCAGAACGCCGGGCCGTCGCCGGTGAGGATCACACACCGGGCGAGCGGGTCGTCTGTCGCCCGGCGGACGGCCGCGGTCAAGTCGGCGATGAGCTTGCGGCTGAGCGCGTTCCGCTTGTCCGGCCGGCAAAGCGTGAGGACGACGCCCGGCTCGCAGTGGTCGTAGCGGACGAGAGATTCGGACATGGGAGAGCCCCCACTGGGAGCAGATTTCGTTTAGGGGTTGATGACCGGCTCAGCGATCATCGACTCGGGTAGGTCGGGAAGCCAGACGAATTTCGAGACACCTCGCGGAACGCGACAAGGGCTCACTTCCGTCACGTCCGAAAAAATTTTGCCGTCGCCAGTTCGATGCCGCCGGTGGAAGCGACGCGCGGAGTCCGGTATCCCGTATTCACTGCCGCGGCGAACTCTTCGCTGACACCCTTCAGGGTGATGCTCTCGTCGCCGATTTCCTCCGCGGTGATGCCACTACCGATGCCGAAGAAAGCCACCAGGCCGGCCAAAAGGAGAACCCCGACCGCACTCATTAATACCGTGTCTCCGAGATCCTTGTAGGGTTCATCAAGGAAACACCCAATCACCCCGAGAACGGCCGCGAGAATGAAGCCACAAATAACGAACTTCGGGCCTGGCCTACCTTGCCTAATGTGAGACGCACAAACGGGCATGGTCAAGGTCACAGTCCTGCGCGTGAAGTACATGAATACAGCCCACGGCAGCAAGCCGGCAAAAATGAACAGCGTTACCCAGGACGGATTCCACGCGTACGTGTCCTTTTTCCCCGCCGTCGCTGGTTGACCACAGGACGAGCAGATCGGCGGTAAATTTCGCGCGTCCGTCAACCGAATTTTCACGCTCGCCATAAAAGCCTCTGCTCACGCAATGGAAAGCAGAAGCATAGAACGTCAGGTAAAAAGATGCCGTGAGTACTGGCTGATTCCAATGTGTCGCCTAAAGTCCAAGGCGATTACGCGAGTAGGCTATTCCAGATCACGCTCTGAGCCCTTGATTTTCCAGCCCGTTTTAGACCGGCATCTCCTTCTGCTTCGGGAACCCGTGCTGCTCGCGGCCGATGTCGCCGTCGTACTTCACGGTCGACTTGTACATCTCCAGGTGCCCGTCGCCCGCGGCCGCCGCGCAGCGGGCGCGGAGAGTGGCTATCTCGTCGGCCGTCATCGGCTTGAAGCCGCGGGCGATCGCCAGGTTCTGCCGGAGGACGGCCAGCGAGTCGATGCCGCTGATCGTCGTCGCCACCGGCAAGCTCATCGCGTACCGCAAGGCTTCCTCCACGGTGACGATGCCCTTCAGAACCGGCCGCCCGTTCCCGCCCAGACTCTTCATGCCCAGGCCGGCGATGCCACGCTTGTTGAGGACCGGGAGGACGTGCGTGGCAAAACTGCGGTACGTCCCGTCGAACGGGTTGAGCGGCATCTGGACGGCGTCGAATGGGTAGTCGTGGGCCAGCATCTTGAGGTGAATGTCCGGGTGCTTGTGTCCGGTGAAGCCGACGTACCGCACCTTCCCCTGCTTCTTCGCCTCATCCAGCGCCTCGATGACGCCGCCTTTGGCGAAGTGCCGATCGGGGTCGTTGTCGTACACGACCTCGTGGACCTGCCACAGGTCGAGGTGGTCGGTCTTGAGGCGCTTGAGCGATTCGTCGAGCTGCTTCATGGCCACGGCCTTGTCGCGGCCGTGGGTGCAGACCTTGGTCATCAGGAACACTTTATCGCGACGGCCCTTCAGTGCTTCGCCCATCCACTCCTCGCTCTTGCCGTCGTGGTATTCCCAGGCGTTGTCGAAGAAGTTCACCCCGGCGTCAATCGCCTCGTGCGCGATCGCAACAGCTTCCTTCAGCGTCGGCGCCAACCCGAGCGTGTGCCCGCCCAGGCCGATGACCGACACCCGCTCTTTGGTCTTGCCGAACGGCTTTAGTGGGA from Fimbriiglobus ruber includes the following:
- a CDS encoding enoyl-CoA hydratase/isomerase family protein — translated: MSESLVRYDHCEPGVVLTLCRPDKRNALSRKLIADLTAAVRRATDDPLARCVILTGDGPAFCAGMDLDELRGTLVNADEAGLVWGDAQNLSALYDLIYTLPKPTIAAVNGAAVAGGAGLVAVCDLAVAATGAKFGYPEVRRGLVAAMVLPHLLRHVGERAARWLLLTGELVDADEARRIGLINAVEPAEKLIPAALAWAWALAEGGPGALAATKDLLHRCSHQAVPAADLARASAAPRLTAECQQGLEAFFAKKPAPWVSHS
- a CDS encoding aldo/keto reductase, which gives rise to MKETSHAADDAGRDRREFLQTSGFVGAGLVAAAAARGADPIPNPLDLTNVGPDKIPLKPFGKTKERVSVIGLGGHTLGLAPTLKEAVAIAHEAIDAGVNFFDNAWEYHDGKSEEWMGEALKGRRDKVFLMTKVCTHGRDKAVAMKQLDESLKRLKTDHLDLWQVHEVVYDNDPDRHFAKGGVIEALDEAKKQGKVRYVGFTGHKHPDIHLKMLAHDYPFDAVQMPLNPFDGTYRSFATHVLPVLNKRGIAGLGMKSLGGNGRPVLKGIVTVEEALRYAMSLPVATTISGIDSLAVLRQNLAIARGFKPMTADEIATLRARCAAAAGDGHLEMYKSTVKYDGDIGREQHGFPKQKEMPV